One part of the Ailuropoda melanoleuca isolate Jingjing chromosome 6, ASM200744v2, whole genome shotgun sequence genome encodes these proteins:
- the ADO gene encoding 2-aminoethanethiol dioxygenase has protein sequence MPRDNMASLIQRIARQACLTFRGSGGGRSASDLGAAPGPGAPMPQGFLENLSKLKNLLTQVRAEDLNIAPRKATLQPLPPNLPPVTYMHIYETDGFSLGVFLLKSGTSIPLHDHPGMHGMLKVLYGTVRISCMDKLEAGGGLQPRAPPPEQQFEPPLQARERDAVRPGVLRSRAEYTEASGPCVLTPHQDNLHQIDAVDGPAAFLDILAPPYDPDDGRDCHYYRVLEPVRDKEAPGSACDLPREVWLLETPQADDFWCEGEPYPGPKVFP, from the coding sequence ATGCCCCGAGACAACATGGCCTCCCTGATCCAGCGGATCGCCCGCCAGGCGTGCCTCACCTTCCGGGGCAGCGGGGGCGGCCGCAGCGCTTCCGACCTCGGAGCGGCGCCGGGCCCCGGGGCCCCGATGCCGCAGGGCTTCCTGGAGAACCTGAGCAAGCTGAAGAATCTGCTGACCCAAGTCCGCGCCGAGGACCTGAACATCGCCCCGCGTAAGGCCACGCTGCAGCCATTGCCGCCCAACCTGCCGCCGGTCACCTACATGCACATCTACGAAACCGACGGCTTCAGCCTCGGCGTGTTCCTGCTCAAGAGCGGCACGTCCATCCCATTGCACGACCACCCGGGCATGCACGGCATGCTCAAGGTGCTCTATGGCACCGTGCGCATCAGCTGCATGGACAAACTGGAGGCGGGCGGCGGGCTACAGCCGCGGGCCCCGCCGCCAGAGCAGCAGTTCGAGCCGCCGCTGCAGGCCCGGGAGCGGGACGCCGTGCGGCCGGGCGTGCTGCGCTCGCGGGCCGAGTATACCGAGGCCAGCGGCCCCTGCGTCCTCACTCCGCACCAGGACAACCTGCACCAGATTGACGCTGTGGACGGACCCGCCGCCTTCCTGGACATTCTGGCCCCGCCCTATGACCCCGACGATGGCCGGGACTGCCATTATTACCGGGTGCTGGAGCCCGTCAGGGACAAGGAGGCCCCCGGCTCGGCTTGTGATCTGCCCCGAGAAGTGTGGCTCCTGGAGACCCCACAAGCCGATGACTTCTGGTGCGAGGGGGAGCCCTATCCAGGTCCCAAAGTCTTCCCTTGA